From one Microbacterium aurum genomic stretch:
- a CDS encoding DNA-directed RNA polymerase subunit beta: MSDQPRDYHRPVQRPADTFDRRFGSTDPADVSRVAHATASALLTRVRDEPTDAVIERLVTFTEAHGIDTIAELWSHSPAKSLPGTLWRLYLLQLMVRDDARTAALLYERGRAVLRSADDVVAGAPTPAGPEELTALVDEILRGVFRGDFAVALDRAASFCRVEAAGSADLADDYDATEPERASAFTTRALRLDTYATDLRASAGLWRRDSLT; the protein is encoded by the coding sequence GTGAGTGACCAGCCGCGCGACTACCACCGTCCGGTGCAGCGTCCCGCGGACACCTTCGACCGCCGCTTCGGATCGACCGATCCGGCGGACGTCTCCCGGGTCGCGCACGCCACGGCATCCGCTCTGCTGACGCGCGTGCGCGACGAGCCGACGGATGCCGTCATCGAGCGCCTCGTGACCTTCACCGAAGCCCACGGCATCGACACGATCGCCGAGCTCTGGTCCCATTCGCCGGCGAAGTCGCTGCCCGGGACGTTGTGGCGGCTGTACCTGCTGCAGCTCATGGTGCGCGACGACGCCCGCACCGCGGCGCTGCTGTACGAGCGGGGTCGCGCCGTGCTGCGCTCCGCAGACGACGTCGTCGCCGGCGCGCCCACTCCGGCCGGTCCCGAGGAGCTCACCGCGCTCGTCGACGAGATCCTGCGAGGCGTTTTCCGCGGCGACTTCGCCGTCGCGCTCGATCGCGCCGCATCCTTCTGCCGCGTCGAGGCGGCAGGCTCGGCCGACCTCGCCGACGACTACGACGCGACCGAGCCGGAACGGGCGAGCGCCTTCACGACGCGGGCGCTGCGGCTGGACACCTACGCGACCGACCTCCGCGCGAGCGCGGGTCTGTGGCGCCGGGACTCGCTGACCTGA
- a CDS encoding anti-sigma factor domain-containing protein encodes MAACLVLLVGIGWGTGVIAKLWNTPAAVTALDEIERAPDAASAAVDFDGGQATAHWSQSVGKVVLVAEGLPQLPTDRTFELWFVRGDEPVPAGTFDADGGAATAELTGTMQPGDTIAVTVEPAGGSPSGAPTTAPIIAIPTV; translated from the coding sequence CTGGCCGCCTGCCTCGTGCTGCTCGTCGGCATCGGGTGGGGGACCGGTGTCATCGCGAAGCTGTGGAACACGCCTGCCGCGGTCACCGCCCTGGACGAGATCGAGCGCGCCCCCGACGCGGCGTCAGCCGCCGTCGACTTCGACGGCGGCCAGGCGACGGCGCACTGGTCGCAGAGCGTCGGAAAAGTCGTGCTGGTGGCGGAGGGGCTCCCGCAGCTGCCCACCGACCGCACGTTCGAGCTGTGGTTCGTGCGCGGCGACGAGCCGGTGCCGGCGGGCACGTTCGACGCCGACGGCGGCGCGGCGACGGCGGAACTCACCGGCACGATGCAGCCCGGCGACACCATCGCGGTCACGGTCGAACCTGCCGGCGGTTCACCGAGCGGCGCGCCGACGACCGCGCCGATCATCGCCATCCCGACCGTCTGA
- a CDS encoding rhodanese-like domain-containing protein, producing MSRPRPIRLLVIPLLLLAAGTVAACAPATTSIEVTTGTTVVDVRTPAEYEGGHLDGAVNLDVSAADFEAGLAELDPTADYLVYCRSGNRSARAVALMEQAGFTSVHDAGGLSDAATATGLAVVD from the coding sequence GTGAGCAGGCCGCGCCCCATCCGGCTGTTGGTGATCCCGCTCCTGCTGCTGGCAGCGGGCACCGTCGCGGCCTGTGCGCCGGCGACGACATCGATCGAGGTGACGACCGGTACCACCGTCGTCGACGTGCGCACCCCCGCCGAGTACGAGGGCGGGCACCTCGACGGTGCGGTCAATCTCGACGTCAGCGCCGCCGATTTCGAGGCCGGCCTCGCAGAGCTCGATCCGACGGCCGACTACCTCGTCTACTGCCGGTCCGGCAACCGTTCCGCCCGCGCCGTCGCGCTGATGGAGCAGGCCGGCTTCACCTCCGTTCACGACGCGGGCGGCCTCTCCGACGCCGCGACCGCGACCGGACTCGCCGTCGTCGACTGA
- a CDS encoding endonuclease domain-containing protein, translated as MCDARASVFTTSGMRAGGVSGTILTARIADGSLVRARRGVYVAPTICPALRAVAEHGGRAACITAARHLGLWVLTADHRAHVWLCSGQRSYHPSQACACVEHWDDGPRGAPASAPSLPRMLLQIYRCFGIEEFFVVLESALAAGMLGTSGMRWLRMHSNAAIREALALARNDADSGLESLLRWRLRRRGLRVRTQRQVFAVGRVDLLIGERLLVEADGVDNHGSPSHRHKDLVRDAHAASWGYITLRFDYAMIVHDWELVEAAILGALSTLEGAGVGRV; from the coding sequence ATGTGTGATGCCCGCGCTTCCGTTTTCACCACGTCCGGCATGCGCGCCGGCGGCGTCTCCGGGACGATACTGACCGCCCGGATCGCCGACGGGTCGCTGGTCCGTGCCCGCCGCGGGGTGTACGTCGCACCGACGATCTGCCCCGCACTGCGCGCCGTGGCCGAGCACGGCGGCCGTGCCGCCTGCATCACGGCGGCACGACACCTCGGACTGTGGGTGCTGACCGCCGATCATCGCGCGCATGTCTGGCTGTGCAGCGGACAGCGCAGTTACCACCCATCGCAGGCTTGCGCCTGCGTCGAGCATTGGGATGACGGGCCGCGCGGCGCCCCGGCATCCGCCCCGTCTCTTCCCCGGATGCTCCTGCAGATCTACCGGTGCTTCGGGATCGAGGAGTTCTTCGTCGTGCTGGAGTCGGCGCTGGCAGCGGGCATGCTCGGCACCAGCGGCATGCGCTGGCTGCGTATGCATTCCAACGCGGCGATCCGCGAAGCGCTCGCGCTCGCCCGCAACGACGCGGACAGCGGCCTCGAGTCGCTGCTGCGGTGGAGGCTGCGCCGCCGCGGACTGCGGGTGCGGACGCAACGGCAGGTCTTCGCGGTCGGACGCGTCGACCTTCTCATCGGCGAGCGCCTTCTCGTCGAAGCGGACGGCGTGGACAACCACGGCAGCCCGTCACACCGACATAAGGATCTCGTGCGCGACGCGCACGCCGCGTCATGGGGCTACATCACGCTCCGATTCGACTACGCGATGATCGTGCACGACTGGGAGCTGGTCGAGGCGGCGATCCTGGGCGCGCTGAGCACCCTCGAGGGCGCTGGGGTCGGCCGAGTCTGA
- the trxA gene encoding thioredoxin, translating to MTTREIAIRGFHDVIDQNDIVFLDFWAAWCGPCRMFAPVFEKAAGQHPDIVFGKVDTEAQRELAAAFHISSIPTLMVFREGVLVFSQPGALGAPQLDRVIAGVRGLDMDAVRAQVAAQKAEREAVR from the coding sequence ATGACCACCCGAGAGATCGCCATCCGGGGGTTCCACGACGTCATCGACCAGAACGACATCGTGTTCCTCGACTTCTGGGCTGCGTGGTGCGGCCCGTGCCGGATGTTCGCGCCCGTCTTCGAGAAGGCGGCCGGGCAGCACCCCGACATCGTGTTCGGCAAGGTCGACACCGAGGCGCAGCGCGAGCTCGCGGCGGCATTCCATATCTCGTCGATCCCGACCCTCATGGTGTTCAGGGAGGGGGTGCTGGTGTTCTCACAGCCCGGTGCCCTCGGTGCACCGCAGCTGGACCGGGTGATCGCGGGCGTGCGGGGCCTGGACATGGATGCCGTGCGCGCACAGGTCGCGGCACAGAAGGCGGAGCGGGAGGCTGTGCGATGA
- a CDS encoding aminodeoxychorismate lyase codes for MALHFALMIDPAASDDARTDFSETFTAVDPAAPALTVGELSTQRGDGIFESIGVVDGHAQEVGAHLSRLAHSAQLCDLPQPNARQWREAVTRAAAECGPGEAVIKLILSRGIEHGPTPTAWVTAATAADNTRARTRGIRVVTLDRGYTLDAPTRAPWLLLGAKTLSYAVNMAALREAHRRGADDAIFTTTDGFVLEAPTASLILRRGDTFVTPAPHGGILHGTTQLSLFDHLAAEGYETVYENVPASALHTADAAWLVSSVRLAAPITAIDDVDVPVDAELTAAVNAYLLSPRD; via the coding sequence ATGGCCCTGCACTTCGCGCTGATGATCGACCCCGCGGCATCCGACGATGCCCGCACCGACTTCTCCGAGACGTTCACCGCCGTGGACCCGGCGGCCCCAGCGCTGACGGTCGGGGAGCTCAGCACCCAGCGCGGCGACGGGATCTTCGAGTCGATCGGCGTCGTCGACGGTCACGCGCAGGAGGTCGGGGCGCACCTGAGCCGGCTCGCGCACTCCGCGCAGCTGTGCGACCTGCCGCAGCCGAACGCGCGTCAGTGGCGGGAGGCGGTCACGCGCGCCGCAGCGGAGTGCGGACCGGGCGAGGCCGTCATCAAGCTCATCCTCAGCCGGGGGATCGAGCACGGCCCGACGCCGACGGCGTGGGTGACGGCGGCCACCGCCGCCGACAACACCCGGGCTCGCACCCGCGGCATCCGCGTCGTGACGCTCGACCGGGGCTACACGCTCGACGCGCCCACGCGCGCCCCGTGGCTGCTGCTGGGCGCGAAGACGCTGTCGTATGCCGTGAACATGGCGGCCCTGCGCGAAGCGCACCGTCGCGGTGCGGACGACGCGATCTTCACCACGACCGATGGGTTCGTGCTCGAGGCGCCCACCGCCTCGCTCATCCTCCGCCGCGGCGACACGTTCGTCACGCCCGCCCCGCACGGCGGCATCCTGCACGGGACGACCCAGCTGAGCCTGTTCGACCACCTCGCCGCCGAGGGATACGAGACGGTGTACGAGAACGTCCCGGCATCCGCTCTGCACACCGCCGACGCGGCGTGGCTCGTCTCCAGCGTCCGCCTGGCCGCCCCGATCACCGCGATCGACGACGTCGACGTGCCGGTCGATGCCGAGCTCACCGCCGCCGTCAACGCCTACCTGCTGAGCCCCCGCGACTGA